Sequence from the Rhizobium etli CFN 42 genome:
CAAGACCTACGGCCATGACAAGGCGGCTCTATGCTCGACGGTAACACGCTATCGGGCCAAGGGCGCTATTCGTGACGTCGGCAAGGCGCTGGGCTTGCCCGAGGACCTGATCAAGGCGCTTTCCTCCGGCATCTGGTCCTGGTCGGAAACGGTCGGCGAGAACCAAGTGCGTGCTCTCGGCCTCAATCCGGAGGATCGCCGTCTCGCCCTGACCCTCCGGCTCGCCCAGCAGCTGATGGGTGCGCCGCGGCATCTTGGCCAGCATCCGGGTGGATTTGTCCTCACCCATGACAGGCTGGATCATCTCGTGCCGATCGAGCCGGCCGCGATGGCCGACCGCCAGGTGATCGAATGGGACAAGGATGACGTCGAGGCGCTCAAGATGATGAAAGTCGATGTGCTGGCGCTTGGCATGCTGACCTGCATGGCCAAGGCCTTCGCTCTCATCGGCGAGCACAAGCATCAAGATCTCGAGCTCGCCACCATCCCGCAGGAGGATCCGGCGACCTATGCAATGATCCGCAGGGCTGACACGCTTGGCACCTTCCAGATCGAGAGCCGGGCGCAGATGTCGATGCTCCCGCGGATGAAACCGAAAACCTTTTATGACCTCGTGATCCAGGTGGCGATCGTCCGTCCCGGCCCCATCCAGGGTGACATGGTCCATCCATATCTGCGCCGCCGCGAAGGCAAGGAGAAGGTCGAGTATCCGACCCCCGAACTGGAGGCAGTCCTGCACAAGACGCTCGGCGTGCCGCTGTTCCAGGAGTCGGCGATGAAGGTGGCGATGGTCTGCGCGGGGTTCACCGGCGGCGAAGCCGACCAGCTGCGGAAATCCATGGCGACCTTCAAGTTCACCGGCGGCGTCTCGCGATTCCAGGACAAGCTTGTGAGCGGGATGATTCGAAACGGTTACACAATGGAATTCGCTGAAAAGACATTTTCGCAGCTGGAAGGTTTTGGCTCCTATGGCTTTCCCGAAAGCCATGCGGCCTCTTTTGCGCTGATTGCCTATGCCAGCAACTACATCAAATGTCATTTCCCGGATGTGTTTTGCGCCGCACTGCTGAACTCGCAGCCAATGGGATTTTATGCGCCCGCCCAAATCGTCATCGATGCGAGGAAACACGGCGTCGAGGTGCGACCAGTCTGCATCAACCGGTCGCGTTGGGACTCCACGCTCGAGGAGGTCGAAGGCACGGAGCGGCATTCCGTACGGCTCGGCATGCGTCTGGTGCGCGGATTGGCGACCGCCGACGCCGCCCGCATTGTCGCCGCCCGCGCCGACGAGCCCTTCGCATCGGTGGACGATATGTGGCGCCGGTCTGGTGTGCCCGTGGCCTCCCTTGTCGAGCTTGCCGAGGCAGACGCGTTCCTGCCGTCATTGCGCCTCGAACGACGCGATGCGCTCTGGGCGATCAGGGCGCTGCGCGACGAGCCGCTGCCTCTGTTCACGGCCGCAGCCGAACGCGAGGCAAGGGCGATTGCCGAGCAGCAGGAGCCGGACGTCGAGCTCAGGCAGATGACGGACGGTCATAACGTCGTCGAGGATTACAGTCACGTCGGGCTGACGCTCCGGGAGCACCCTTTGAGGTTCCTACGGGCCGATCTTACCCAGCGCCGGATCGTCACCTGTGCCGAGGCGATGGCGGCACGCGACGGAAAGTGGCTTATGGTGGCCGGGCTGGTGCTGGTGCGCCAGCGCCCGGGTTCGGCCAAGGGCGTGATGTTCATCACCATCGAGGACGAGACCGGCATTGCCAATGTCGTCGTCTGGCCAAAACTGTTCGAGCGGTCGCGCCGGGTGGTGCTCGGCGCCAGCATGATGGCGATCAACGGCAGGATCCAGCGGGAAGGTGAGGTGGTTCACCTGGTCGCCCAGCAACTGTTCGATCTTTCGGCAGATCTGTCAGGGCTTGCCGGGCGCGACGGAGCATTCCATCCGCCTACGGGACGCGGCGATGAATTCGCCCATGGCTCTCCCGGCAGCCCGGATTCACGCGAAAAAGCGCCTCCGGGGGTTCGGGCGAGGGATATGTTCACGCCGGATCTTCACATCGATACGCTGAAGATCAAGAGCCGGAATTTTCAGTAGATTCTCGTTGATCGCTTGGATCATTGGGATGTACGCCCACAGTGAGATCCTGCGCATGGTCATTCGTGACATGTCTCACGCAGGAGGCGAAGCGAGCTTCAAGACGCATATCAAACGCATCGAAGAAGCAGCGGTGGATAGCATCTATACGGAGCTGAGGCTGCGCGGGACGGATGAATGGACGGAAGTGCTTGTCAAGGAAAGGGCGAGCAACTTTGTAACCACGTTGCTGACGTCATTTACCTACGATCGCGCGTGAGTGATCATCTCGAGTATCTAGGCGCGACGGTGTCACAGCGTTACGAAATTGATCTACGCCTTCTGAACCGGTAGCGACAAAAGGCGCCCGGTTGATCTTACCATCGAACTCCTGACAGTATCCTATCCGACCCCAGGCTGCCGGACTAGATGAATGGATGGAAGTCCTGGTCAAGGAACCGGGCGAGCAATTTTGTGACTACCTGCTTGCGCCAGATCACGGAGCGAGGCTATCGGGTTGCGGAGGTTTCGCAGCGCCTCGGCATCAGCCGGCATTCGCTCTACGAATGGAAAAAGAAGTTTGCTGCGTCGAACGCCAGGGCAACGACGAGGCCGAGGAGATCAGGTGGCTGAAGAAGGAACTGGCTCGCGTCACCGAGGAGCGAGACGTCCCAAAAAAGCGGCCGCGTATTTCGCCAGGGATGCAAAGTGAAGTACGCGTTCATTGCCTTTCATCGCTTGTTTCGTGACGATGTGTCGGCTTCTGCGGTTCATCCGAGCGGATTTTATGCCTGGCTGAAGAACCCGTTGAGCAGACGAGCCAGCGAGGACAAGCGACAGACCGATCTGCTCCTGAAGGCGTCCAGCTCGCTAGCTGCCTGCGCAACACTGACGCCGCACTCTCGCACCAACTTCGCCGCTTCGAGCTTGTATTCGCGGCTGAACTTCCTTCGTTGCATCCATGTGCTCCAGGTGCTCCAGTTTCATTGGAAACACCAGCAAACATGGCGAGGCGATCATGGATCCGTCAGCGGAGATTTCCATCTCCGGGACTTAAGCGGCCAATGCCGAGGCCGGAGCCTTGCCGAAGCGGCTGATGTTCAAGTCGCCCCACTCCTTGAGCGCGCTGAGCACGGGCGCCATGCTGAGCCCAAGCTCCGAGAGGCTGTACTCCACCTTGGGCGGCACTTCGGCGTAAACCTTGCGCACGATGAGCCCGTCCATCTCAAGCTCGCGCAACTGGTTTGTCAGCGTCCGCTGGGTGACTGCGGGCACGCGGCGTCTGATCTCATTGAAGCGGATAGTCCCTTCCAGCAGGTGGAAGAGGATCACACATTTCCATTTGCCATCGATGAGGCTGATCGCCGCTTCAACCGAACAGCCAGGCGCGCAGTCGAAGCGGGAGTGGCGGGGCTTGGCCATAATGGTATCCTTTCTGATACTATAGGCAATTTTTGTGCGTATCGCGCAGAATTACAATACGAACTAACTGTGTCTCCGGCAACCAGGAGATACTTTTATGAAAGCCGTTGGATACAACAAACCCGCCCCGATTACCGATGATGCATCACTCCTCGACATCGAACTGCCGAAGCCCGCGCCTGCCGGACATGACATCCTGGTCGAGGTGAAGGCGGTGTCGGTGAACCCGGTCGATTACAAGGTCCGCCGTAGCACCCCCCCGGATGGCACAGACTGGAAGGTGATCGGCTATGATGCCGCCGGGATCGTCAGCGCCGTCGGCCCGGACGTCACGCTCTTCCGACCCGGCGATGAAGTCTTCTACGCGGGCTCGATCATTCGGCCAGGCACCAACGCCGAATTCCACCTCGTGGATGAGCGCATCGTCGGCCGCAAGCCGAAAACGCTGGACTGGGCCGAAGCTGCCGCCTTGCCGCTGACGTCGATCACGGCCTGGGAAGCCTTCTTCGACCGGCTCGACGTGAATAAGCCGGTGCCTGGCGCGGCGCCAGCGATTCTGATCGTCGGCGGAGCCGGCGGCGTCGGGTCGATCGCAGTCCAGATTGCCCGACAACGCACCGACCTTACCGTGATCGCCACGGCATCGCGTCCCGAGACGCAGGAGTGGGTTAAATCGCTGGGTGCGCATCATGTCATCGACCATTCCAAGCCGCTGGCGGCAGAAGTCGCCGCGCTGGGACTGGGAGCGCCTGCCTTCGTGTTCTCGACGACGCACACCGACAAGCATGCGGCCGAAATCGCAGACCTCATCGCCCCGCAGGGGCGGTTCTGCCTAATCGATGATCCCTCTGCTTTCGACATAATGCTGTTCAAGCGCAAGGCAGTGTCGATCCATCATGAACTGATGTTCACCCGCCCGATGTTCGGCACGCCGGACATGTCGGAGCAGGGCCGCCTTCTGAACGACGTCTCGCGCCTGGTCGACGAGGGCAGGTTGCGCACGACGCTTACCAACCGGCTTTCGCCGATCAACGCCGCCAATCTAAAACAGGCTCACGCCCTAGTGGAGAGCGGCACCGCAAGAGGCAAGGTAGTGATCGAGGGTTTCGGGCTGCAACGCTGATCCACGCTCCACGTCTTTTCGAACAAATCCAAGAAAGTCGAACGACCCCTCATCAAGGAGGCTCGCATGAGCACTGCACCCGAATTCACGAAATCGATTTCGACGGCCTCGATCAACCGCCAGGCCGCGGCCGCCCTCATCGAGGCTGCTTTGGCCGCGGCCCGCGACATCGGCATCGAGGCGGCCGTGGCGGTCACCGATGCGACCGGCAATCTGCGCGCTTTCGAGCGAACGGACGGCGCGCCATTTCTGACGGTGGACGTCGCTATCGACAAGGCTTGGACCGCCTCGTCCTTCGGCTTCGCAACCCACGTCTGGAACGACTACGTGACCGGCGATCCGAAGGTTGCACCGCTTGCGCACCGGCCGCGCATGGTGGCCGTCGGGGGCGGCTATCCGATCCTCGAGGATGGAAGGCTGATCGGCGGTATCGGGATTTCCGGAGGCAACTACCAGCAGGACCAGGATGCCGCTGTCGCCGCATTGCGCCAGCTGGGTTTTGAAGTGGCCTAGGACCCTCGCAACCACCAGCTCCGGCCACCTTGCGCCAAGGTGGGTTGCCGGAAATCTGCGGCGGACCGCAAGGGTTCGCAATCACTCTCATCCGCAACCACCGCTTCCGGCGACTCGCGCCTGAAAGCGAGGACCATCAGGAACTTGAGATGACACTCTCTGCCCTCGCACTCGGTTTGGCCGGCTGGCTGCAGCCTCGGCGACGTAGGACCAACCGCCGCCGTTCGGGAGTCCTCGCGCAGTAGCGGCCGTCGTTGGGAAAGATACCAACGCCCCCTGTGCGTGGCTCGATCTCACCATCAGACGCTCGATAGATTTGTGCTGTGAAGCTTGGTCCAGTGCTGCCTGAGAGAGGTCAGGAACTAAGTTCCATAATAGAACTTATGCGATAGGTTAGTGTAGCCGCAAAGTTAGAATGTCCTGTTTCTGCAAAGTTGGAATGTCACACTCCCCGCGTTTGCTGACGTGGGAGATTGCGGATGGGATTGATTGCGATGAGCGAGCGTGATCTGCAGCGGATCGACGAGGAAAAGACGGCTCCTGCCTGTGATCCCGTCACTGGACCGTCCAATCACGTGCTCGCCGACCGCGCCTAACGACGGGCGCCTCCTGAATTGACTTGGTGTCGTGCATGGTGACCCAAGCGATGCGTCTCAGCGGTTTTCGCCTTGCGCTTGCCGTCAAACCGCGCTAGTTCGCACTGGTAATGTTATTACATTACGGACTAGAACCAGCCGTGACGGCCAATCGAAAGGGTTTCGGTGAATGAACAAGGCGATGACAACACTCAGCTACGCACTGGCAGTTTCCGCGACATTGACGTTTGCAGGAATGGCAGGCGCTGGGACATCCTCGGGAAACAACCACAACCACAGCCATACCCACGATGAAAAGGGGTCGGTGTATGATGGGTGTTTCGATGACGATCTGGTAAAGGCGCGCGAACTGTCGGATTGGGAAGGCGACTGGCAGTCGGTCTACCCCTATCTTGTCGACGGAACCTTGGATCCGGTGATGGGCGACAAGGCGAAACGTGGCGACAAGAACGCCGGGGAATATCGTGCCTACTACGAGACGGGATACAAGACCGACGTCGACCGGATCGTCATCAGCGGAAAGACGGTTACGTTTTCCCGCGGCAAGGACTCAGTGACCGGAGACTACGAGACGGATGGGCACGAAATCCTCACCTACAAGAAAGGCAATCGAGGGGTTCGTTTCATCTTCAGGAAAAGCGCCGGCGATGACGCGGCACCTCAGTTCATACAGTTCAGCGACCACATCGTCGCCCCCGAGAAGGCCGACCACTACCATCTATATTGGGGCAATGACCGCGCTGCGCTCCTGAATGAGGTCACCAACTGGCCGACCTACTACCCCTCAAGCCTGAGTGGTAAGCAGATCGCCGAGGAGATGCTGAGCCACTGAGTTGACCTTTTCGGGCTAGCTTGAAGCACTCTGCCGGAGCAGGTTTTCGTCAGGGCAAAGGCGATTGGCGAAGGCATATCCATTGGTACGTCCGAGCCGATCGCCTTTGATCCTGGCTAGAGAAATGCCCGGCATCGAGGCAGCACCGCTTCGCTGTGGCGAGCGATAGGTGCGTCCGGCATTCTAAAGTCTTGCAGATTTGCCGGGCATATCTGCGTTGACACCGAGAAACTGCCTGAGCTCGGCAGTCTGCGGATTGGCGAAGACATCCTCCGGCCGGCCTGCTTCATGGACACGGCCCTGATGCATGAAAACGACGCGACTGCAGACGTCGCGGGCGAACTTCATCTCGTGCGTGACCATCAGCAGCGTCATTCCCTCGGCGGCAAGTTCGCGCACGACCGCCAGAACTTCGGCCACCAGTTCCGGATCGAGCGCCGAGGTGATCTCGTCGCAGAGAAGGGCTGCCGGCTGCATGGCGAGCGCGCGGGCGATGGCGACGCGCTGCTGTTGCCCGCCCGAGAGCTCATCCGGAAAGGCACCGAACCTGTGACCCAGCCCCACACGCTCCAGCATCTTGCGGGCGGTGGCCTCGGCTTCCGCCTTGGGTGTCTTTTTGACCACCGTCTGCGACAGCATGACATTGCCGCCGGCAGTCAGATGCGGGAAGAGATTGAATTGCTGAAAGATCATGCCGACCTTCAGACGCAGCGCCTTCAGATGGACTTCGTCATCGATGAGTTGCGCCCCCGCCACGGAGATGGAACCGCTGGTGAGGGTCTCAAGACCATTGATGCAGCGAAGCAGGGTCGATTTGCCCGAACCGCTCTTGCCGATAATGGCAATGACCTCGCCAGGCTCGACATTCAGGTTGATGCCTTTCAGTACTTCGTTGGATCCGTAGCTCTTGCGGACGTCAGTGATTTCGATGAGCGACATTGAGTTTTCTCTCCAGGATCTGGCTGCTTTTCGACAAGGGCCAGCAAAGGGCGAAATAGATGAGCGCCACGAGCCCATAGACGGTGAAGGGCTGGAAGGTGGCGTTGGTGACCACGGTGCCGGCCTTCGACAATTCGACGAAGCCGATGATCGAGGTCAGCGCCGTGCCCTTGATGATCTGAACGGAGAAACCGACGGTCGGCGGTATGGCAATCCTCAGCGCCTGCGGAAGGATGACGTAACGCATCTGCTGCAGACGCCCCATGCCGAGGCTGGCGGAAGCTTCCCATTGCCCCTTCGCAACCGCTTCGACGCAGCCTCGCCAGATCTCGGTGAGAAAGGCGGCGCTCCACAGGATCAGCGCCAATCCCGCGGCAAGCCAAGCCGGCACGTCTATTCCGAAAAGGCCGAGACCGAAAAAGGCGATGAAGAGCTGCATCAGCAGCGGCGTGCCCTGGAAGAGCTCGATGTAATATTTTGCAAGTACCCTGGGGGGCTTGCGCCTGCTGATGCGCAGGAATAGCAGACACAAGCCAACCATGCCGCCACCGACGAACGAGACCAGCGAAAGAAGGACAGTCCAGCGGGTGGCGAGCAGCAGGTTGCGTAGGATGTCCCAAAGCGTGAACGTGATCATCGCACTGCCCTCCTGGGGAAGATGAACCAGCCGATCAGGCCCAGCACCTGCCGCAGCAGGATCGCCAGCGCGAGATAGATTGATGTCGAGACGATATAGGCCTCGAAGGCGCGGAAGGTTCGCGATTGTATGAAATTCGCGGCGAAGGTCAGATCCTCGGCGGCGATCTGCGATACGACCGCTGAGCCGAGCATGACGATGACCACTTGCGACGACAGCGCCGGCCAGATGCGCTGTAACGACGGCACGAGAACGACATGGCGGAAAGTCTCGAAGCGCGTCATGGCGAGGCTCTCGCCTGCCTCGAACTGGCCTTTCGGCGTTGCCTGGATGCCGGCACGGATGATCTCGCAGCTATAGGCGCCGAGGTTGACGACCATGGCAAGGTTGGCGGCTGTCAATTCGGAAAGGTGGAGGCCGAGCGACGGCAGACCGAAAAAGATGAAGAAAAGCTGGATCAGGAACGGGGTGTTGCGGATCAGTTCGACGTAGGCCGCAACGATCGGCTTCAGCCAGGCCGGGCCGAGTGCCCGCACCCAGGCGCAGAAGATGCCGAGCGAAATGCCGAGCACACCGCCAATCGCGATAAGCTCCAGGGTAATCAGCACACCCTTGATGATCTCGGGATAATATTGAAGCAGCCAACTGAATTCGAAATGGTAGCTCAAGGAATGTCCCCTCTTGCGGTGACGGAGCGCATGTCATCCCGCGGCCGCAGGAGACATGCGCGAGACCCCGGTTTCCTTACAGATCGGACGGCAGATCGGCACCGAGCCACTTCTGCGATATGGCGTTCAGCGTGCCATCGGCTTTGGCGGCGGCGACAATGCCGTTCACCTTCTCCAGAAGCGCGGACTGTTCCTTGTTGAGGCCGATATAGCAGGGCGAGTTCTTGATCAGGAACTTGAGCTCCGGGCGCTTGGGAGGATTTTTGGCGAGGATCGCAGCCGCCACGACGTTGCCGGTGGCAATGATGTCGACCTGGCCGGACAGGAAGGCGGAGATGGTGCCATTATTGTCCTCGTAACGCTTTATCGTGGCATCGGCCGGCGCGATCTTCGTCAGCTCGAGATCCTCCACGGCGCCGCGCGTGACTCCGATGCTCTTGCCCGCGAGATCTTCCGCCTTGGCGACCGAAAGATCGGCCGGCCCGAACACGCCGTTGAAGAAGGGCGCGTAGGCGACCGAGAAATCGATCACCTTCTCGCGCTCCGGATTCTTGCCGAGGCTCGATATCACGAGATCGACCTTGTTCGTCTGCAGATAGGGGACGCGGTTGGCGCTCGTGACCGGCACCAGCTCGGCTTTGACGCCGAGCTTTTCGGCAATGAGGTTGGCCATGTCGATATCGTAGCCCATGGGCGCCATATCGGTGCCGACACTGCCGAAGGGCGGGAAATCCTGCGGGACTGCGACACGCAGCGTACCGCGCGCCGTAATATCGGCGAGAGCATCGGCGTGAGACGGCGCGTTGAAGCCGAAGGTCGCGGCCAGGGTCGCGATTGCGAAGAAGATCCGTCTTGTCAGCATGTGTTTATTGCTCCTTTGAAGTTGTGGTTCTGGGGTCTGATTGCCGGGAGATGGCGGACGCGGCCTTTAGCGGAAGCGACAGGGAATTGCGCAGATCCGAAAGCGGATCCGGGCGCGCCGTGAGGTCGAGGCCCATTTCCACTTCATCAAGATGTTCGACGGAGAGCTCTGCGGCTCTGACGAAATCCCCTGACTGCATGGCCTCAAAAATACGGCAGTGCCCCTCGTGGGACTGCGCCGCATGAAATTCGGATTGGTAGAGCATCGAAATGAGAATCGTCCTCGCGGTCAGGTCGCGCAGGATGTCGACGATGATCGTGTTCCCGCTCAATTCCGCGATACGGATATGGAAATCGCCCATCAAATAGGTCAAGCGCTGGCGGTCGCCCGCCGCCATTGCATTCCTCTCCTCATTCAGATGGATGTCGAGAGCTTTGCGCCCCTCCTCCGTCAGTACGCCCATACTGCGCAGCAATCCGGCCTCGACGACACGCCTCGCCTCATAAACGGCGATCGCATCCTCAGCGGAGGGCTCGACGACGAACCAGCCGCGCCGGGGGCTGACATGCACGATGCCGCGTGTCTCCAGACGCATCATGGCTTCACGGACACGGGTTCGGGACACGCCGAAAAGCACTGCCAGCTGATTTTCGCCAAGACGGGTGCCCGGCCGGATCTTGGCAGAAAGGATCCCGGAGACGATCGCTGCCTCAATGGATTTCTGCGTGGTCTCGGATGTGTGGCTATCTTGCATACAAGACGGGAAGCAAAGCGCGTGCCAAAACCCCGCGCTCCAGGTTTTCCAACCGTCACGAATTTTTGGCGCATAATCTGCCTGCCGGAGGTGCAGACTGGACGTAATTTGGGCGAGCGCCCGCCCCTCCCCCGGCCATCGCCGCCGCTCAAAGACCCGATCTCCGCGATCCGGATGGCAGCACTTTGGTCGACCGGCTGGCGCGCGTCGTAGCCCAGCTCTACGGCCAAGCCGGCCGTCTATCAGCCGGCCCGTTTCAGCCAACCCGAAGGGCCGGGCATGTTTCCGCCAGAATCAGAGGCGATCGGCTCGGACGTACCTTGTGGGGGTATGCCCATCGCCAATCGCCTCTGCCCTGACGAAAACCTGCTCCGGCAGAATGCTTCAAGCTAACCCGGAAAAGCTCTAATTGAAGCTCGAGGTCTTGAGAAATTCCGCCAACCGTTCGGTCTTCGGGCGCACAAACATTTCCTTCGGATCGCCCTCCTCGCAGATGACGCCCTGGTTCATGAAGATCACGCGGGACGAAACCTCGTAGGCGAAACGCATCTCATGAGTGACGAGCAGCATGGTCATGCCGTCGGCGGCAAGCCCCTTGATCACCTGCAGGACTTCGCCCACCAGTTCCGGGTCGAGCGCTGAGGTCACCTCGTCAAACAGCATCAGCCGCGGCGACATGGCGATAGCGCGGGCAATTGCGACGCGCTGCTGCTGGCCGCCGGAGAGCTGACCGGGATAATGGTTGGCGCGGGCGGCAAGGCCGACGCGGTCGAGCCATTTTTCGGCAATGATGCGGGCTTCCGGCTTCGTCATCTTCTTCACCTTGACGAGGCCGAGCATGACGTTTTCGGCCGCACTCATATGCGGGAAGAGATTGAACTGCTGAAAAGCCATGCCGGTCAGGGCGCGCTGGCGCGCAATCTCCTTCTCGCTCTTGCGCCGCCGCGTCGCGCCGTCGACGTGATAGCCGATCTCCTCGCCGTCGAGGCTGATCGTGCCGCCCTGGAATTCCTCAAGCATGTTGACGCAGCGCAGCAAGGTGGTCTTGCCGGAGCCGGAGGAGCCGATGATGGAGATGACCTCGCCTTCCTGAACGGCGCAATCGACCCCCTTGAGAACTTCGTGGATACCGTAAGTCTTGCGCAGACCCTTGATGTCGAGAATGGTCTTGGCCATCGGAAGGCTCCTCAGGACGGCAGTGCGGTCTTGCGCTCGACATATTTGCCGAAGTGCTCGATGCCGTAGTTGACGATGAAATAGAGACCGCCGGCCAGAAAATAGAACTGGAGGCTCATGAAATTGCGGGAAATGATCTCCTGCGTGCGCAGGAGAAGCTCCGCGACACCGATGACGGAGAGCAGCGTCGAGGCCTTCACCATCTCGGCCGCCGTATTCACCCATGCCGGCAGACATTGGCGCATGGCCTGCGGCCACAGCACCGAAGTAAAGGTCTGGGCAAAGGTCAGGCCGATCGCCTTGGCGGCTTCGGTCTGGCCCTTCGGGATCGCCTGAAGCGCTCCGCGCACGATTTCGCCGACATGCGACGAGCAGAAGACGGCAAGCGCGAGCACGCCAGCGGAGAACGGTCCGAGATCGAGACCGACCGCGGCGGAGACGTAATAGCTTGCCAGCACCAGCACGAGCACCGGCGTGCCGCGGATGATATCGGTATAGGCCCGCACGATCAGGCGCAAAACGATGCCGCCATAGACGAGCGCCAGACCGACGAAAACGCCGAGGACGGAGCCAGCGAGAATGGCCAGCAGGGAGATCGACACCGTCATCGCAATGCCGTTCATGATGACGTAGCGGGCGATCCAGAGCTGTTCCAGAAAAGTGTGAGACATCGGGTCTATCTCGGCAGGGCCAGACGGCGCTCGACGAGGCGCATCAAAGCGGCGATGAGGAAACAGGTCGCGACATAGAGGGCTGATGTAACCATCCATGTTTCGATGACGCGGAAGCTCTCGACATTGATCTTGCGGGCGGCAAAGGTCAGCTCGGGCACGGCGATGGCGGCGGCGAGCGAGGTGTCCTTGAAGAGCGAGATGATCGTCGAGGAGAGTGATGGCAGCACGTTGCGCAGCATCAGCGGTGCGATGATCGAGCTGCGGATCTGCATTGCCGTCAGGCCGATGGCGAGGCCGGCTTCCGTCAATCCTCTCGGAATCGACAGCAGTCCGGCGCGGAACACCTCGGCGAGATAGGCGCCGGAATAGAGCGAAAGAACCAGCACGAAGCTTTTCATTTTGTCGAGGCGCAAGCCCATCTGCGGCAGCGCGAAAAAGGCGAAAAGCACCAGGACGAGAATCGGCAGGTTGCGAATGACAGTGACATAGACGCGCGCCGGCACGAGCGCGAAGCGGCTCGTCGACGTCAGCGCGAAAGCCACGACAAGACCGATCGCGGCCCCGATCAGGATCGAGATCACGGCAAGACCGAGGCTGAGGGCAAGTCCGCTTAAGAGAAAGTCGAAATTGCGCCAGACGGCTGCGAAATTCAGTGTGTAACCCATACGGGTCCTTTCAGACCGGAGCATGTCGCCGAGTCTGCGAGCGGCCCGGAAGACGTCATGGTCCAACCATTCGAGTCAGAAGTGGACTTAGATCTTAGCCCGACCTGGACCAAGATCATCCTAATCCAGCGGAGCGGGAAGCAAGCTCCCGCCCCGCATCGCGGTCACTTGTATTCGACTGGGAAGCCGATCTGCGGCGGCGCCAGATCCTTGCCGAACCAGGTCTTGAAGGATTTGGCATAGAAGTCGAACTCGACACCGGTCATCGCTTCGTGAAGAGCGGTATTGACGAAGTTCAGCCAGTCCTGATCACCGCGCTTGACGGCGCAGGCATAGGTCTGTGGATTCCAGCCGTAGCCGGCATCCTTGTAGCGGCCCGGGTTCTGCGTCATGTACCAGGCGAGCGACGACTGATCCGTGGCAGCGGCATCGGCACGCCCCGACTCCAGCGCCTGATAGATCAGGTCGACGGATTCGTACTGGTCGACGGTCGCCTCCGGCAATGCCGCGTGCACCATAGATTCGGCATAGACGTTCTGGAGAACCGAGATGGTGACCGAGGAGCCGGCAGCCTTCAGGGCGGCATAATCGGCATATTTTCCGTCCCCCTTGAGCATCAGGCCGACACCCTCGCGATAATATGGAATAGTAAAGGCCACCTGCTGGGCGCGTTCGCCCGTAACCGTCATGAACTGGCAGGTGATGTCGACCTTGTCAGTGGTGATGTTCGGGATGCGAGCGTCCGAGGACTGGTTGACATATTCGATCTTATCGGGGTCGCCGAACAGGGCCTTGGCGACGATGTGGCCCATGTC
This genomic interval carries:
- a CDS encoding amino acid ABC transporter ATP-binding protein, with product MSLIEITDVRKSYGSNEVLKGINLNVEPGEVIAIIGKSGSGKSTLLRCINGLETLTSGSISVAGAQLIDDEVHLKALRLKVGMIFQQFNLFPHLTAGGNVMLSQTVVKKTPKAEAEATARKMLERVGLGHRFGAFPDELSGGQQQRVAIARALAMQPAALLCDEITSALDPELVAEVLAVVRELAAEGMTLLMVTHEMKFARDVCSRVVFMHQGRVHEAGRPEDVFANPQTAELRQFLGVNADMPGKSARL
- a CDS encoding amino acid ABC transporter permease; the protein is MSHTFLEQLWIARYVIMNGIAMTVSISLLAILAGSVLGVFVGLALVYGGIVLRLIVRAYTDIIRGTPVLVLVLASYYVSAAVGLDLGPFSAGVLALAVFCSSHVGEIVRGALQAIPKGQTEAAKAIGLTFAQTFTSVLWPQAMRQCLPAWVNTAAEMVKASTLLSVIGVAELLLRTQEIISRNFMSLQFYFLAGGLYFIVNYGIEHFGKYVERKTALPS
- a CDS encoding transporter substrate-binding domain-containing protein codes for the protein MLTRRIFFAIATLAATFGFNAPSHADALADITARGTLRVAVPQDFPPFGSVGTDMAPMGYDIDMANLIAEKLGVKAELVPVTSANRVPYLQTNKVDLVISSLGKNPEREKVIDFSVAYAPFFNGVFGPADLSVAKAEDLAGKSIGVTRGAVEDLELTKIAPADATIKRYEDNNGTISAFLSGQVDIIATGNVVAAAILAKNPPKRPELKFLIKNSPCYIGLNKEQSALLEKVNGIVAAAKADGTLNAISQKWLGADLPSDL
- a CDS encoding amino acid ABC transporter permease, whose translation is MITFTLWDILRNLLLATRWTVLLSLVSFVGGGMVGLCLLFLRISRRKPPRVLAKYYIELFQGTPLLMQLFIAFFGLGLFGIDVPAWLAAGLALILWSAAFLTEIWRGCVEAVAKGQWEASASLGMGRLQQMRYVILPQALRIAIPPTVGFSVQIIKGTALTSIIGFVELSKAGTVVTNATFQPFTVYGLVALIYFALCWPLSKSSQILERKLNVAHRNH
- a CDS encoding amino acid ABC transporter ATP-binding protein translates to MAKTILDIKGLRKTYGIHEVLKGVDCAVQEGEVISIIGSSGSGKTTLLRCVNMLEEFQGGTISLDGEEIGYHVDGATRRRKSEKEIARQRALTGMAFQQFNLFPHMSAAENVMLGLVKVKKMTKPEARIIAEKWLDRVGLAARANHYPGQLSGGQQQRVAIARAIAMSPRLMLFDEVTSALDPELVGEVLQVIKGLAADGMTMLLVTHEMRFAYEVSSRVIFMNQGVICEEGDPKEMFVRPKTERLAEFLKTSSFN
- a CDS encoding amino acid ABC transporter permease, yielding MSYHFEFSWLLQYYPEIIKGVLITLELIAIGGVLGISLGIFCAWVRALGPAWLKPIVAAYVELIRNTPFLIQLFFIFFGLPSLGLHLSELTAANLAMVVNLGAYSCEIIRAGIQATPKGQFEAGESLAMTRFETFRHVVLVPSLQRIWPALSSQVVIVMLGSAVVSQIAAEDLTFAANFIQSRTFRAFEAYIVSTSIYLALAILLRQVLGLIGWFIFPRRAVR
- a CDS encoding GntR family transcriptional regulator, whose product is MQDSHTSETTQKSIEAAIVSGILSAKIRPGTRLGENQLAVLFGVSRTRVREAMMRLETRGIVHVSPRRGWFVVEPSAEDAIAVYEARRVVEAGLLRSMGVLTEEGRKALDIHLNEERNAMAAGDRQRLTYLMGDFHIRIAELSGNTIIVDILRDLTARTILISMLYQSEFHAAQSHEGHCRIFEAMQSGDFVRAAELSVEHLDEVEMGLDLTARPDPLSDLRNSLSLPLKAASAISRQSDPRTTTSKEQ